Below is a window of Mycolicibacterium rhodesiae NBB3 DNA.
CGCCATCCCTTCACCCTTAACGCAGAACCCGGCGTCCTCCAACGTCATCAGCACCGTGATCGTGTAGCAGTCGTAGATCGAGGCCATGTCGATGTCCGACCTCTGCAGTCCCGCCATCGAGAACGCGCGTTCGGACGCGCGGGCGATCGGGGTCCGAAGAAGGTCGTCTGCGTACGTGGGTGTCTTGAACCGGATGTGCTCGCCGAATCCCTTGATCCACACCGGTCGATGGCGAGACCGACGTGCCAGGTCGGCGTTCACGACCAGCACAGCCGCGCCGCCCTGCACGCGCATCACGGTCTCGAGCATGTGGATAGGGTCCGCGATCACCGGGCTGTTGAGCACGTCGCCGACGGTGATCGGCTTGCCGTGGAACACGGCGCCGGGATGGGCGCACGCATTCTCGCGCTGGTGCACGGCGATACGCGCCAACGCCGCAGCGTCATAACCGAATTCGGCGGCGTAACGCTGAGCGATCTGCGCGTACGGCCCGTTCTGCCCGACATTGCCGTAGGGGATCTCGAACTCGGCCTGCGGCGAACCGTAGTTGTTGCTCGACGCGCCGTACCAGCCGAGAGTGCGTCCGGGCTTCGCCTCCGACCGCGGGATCTCCAACGATCCCGGTACGACGGCGAGCACCGCATCGCAGATGCCCAGTTCCACCGCCGCGGCGGCCCGCCACACCATGCCCGCCGCGGTGGCGCCGCCGAGGTCCACGCGGTCGCCGAAATCCAGCGGAAGGCCGAGGTATTCCGACAGGGTGGCGGGCGCGAACATGTCCGACTCGGCGATTCCGTTGGTCGACAGCCCGTTCACCGCCGATGGTTCGACGCCGGCGTCCTCGATCACCATCTTCGCCAGCCGCGCGTACTGGTCGAGTGTGAACGACGGCGGTGCACTCTGCTTCTTCTCGGCCGGCAGTTCCGCGATGCCGATGATGGC
It encodes the following:
- a CDS encoding thiolase family protein, with product MTGLRGDAAIIGIAELPAEKKQSAPPSFTLDQYARLAKMVIEDAGVEPSAVNGLSTNGIAESDMFAPATLSEYLGLPLDFGDRVDLGGATAAGMVWRAAAAVELGICDAVLAVVPGSLEIPRSEAKPGRTLGWYGASSNNYGSPQAEFEIPYGNVGQNGPYAQIAQRYAAEFGYDAAALARIAVHQRENACAHPGAVFHGKPITVGDVLNSPVIADPIHMLETVMRVQGGAAVLVVNADLARRSRHRPVWIKGFGEHIRFKTPTYADDLLRTPIARASERAFSMAGLQRSDIDMASIYDCYTITVLMTLEDAGFCVKGEGMAWLAEHDLTFRGDFPINTAGGQLSYGQAGMAGGMHHVVDGARQVMGRAGDAQVADCDTAFVTGNGGIMSEQVALILGGD